Proteins encoded by one window of Bacillus rossius redtenbacheri isolate Brsri chromosome 3, Brsri_v3, whole genome shotgun sequence:
- the LOC134531308 gene encoding uncharacterized protein LOC134531308, giving the protein MSSSLQATLLLAAASLFGGASSASLRWPLDVLRAPPDSGVWEVTWREVSFRGWLVLRDPADNSSTAAATTTTTSTTTTTGAPTSAKPCFPPGPLCADKILVTPEHVSSCPVGQKKDAKGRCRAELGAAGSKAKKKKKQSGPSGKKAVNNKKKNKAQKTKRRKVKKGKKNNAKKQKNNNAKKQ; this is encoded by the exons ATGAGCTCCAGTCTCCAGGCGACGCTGCTGCTGGCGGCCGCGAGCCTCTTCGGCGGGGCGTCCTCGGCGTCGCTGCGATGGCCGCTCGACGTCCTCCGGGCGCCGCCGGACTCCGGCGTGTGGGAGGTGACCTGGAGGGAGGTGTCCTTCCGAGGCTGGCTCGTCCTGCGGGACCCCGCCGACAACTCGTCGACGGCGGCAGCGACGACGACCACCACGTCGACGACCACAACTACCGGTGCTCCCACCTCGGCCAAACCGTGCTTCCCGCCGGGCCCGCTCTGCGCGGACAAGATCCTGGTGACGCCCGAGCACGTGAGCAGCTGCCCCGTCGGCCAGAAGAAGGACGCCAAGGGCCGGTGCCGAGCCGAGCTCGGAGCCGCCGGCAGCAaggccaagaagaagaagaagcagtCCGGCCCCAG TGGTAAAAAAGCTGTTAACAACAAGAAGAAAAATAAGGCTCAGAAAACAAAGCGGCGAAAAGTGAAAAAAGGGAAGAAAAATAACGCGAAGAAGCAGAAGAATAACAACGCCAAGAAGCAGTGA